The following proteins are encoded in a genomic region of Poecilia reticulata strain Guanapo linkage group LG11, Guppy_female_1.0+MT, whole genome shotgun sequence:
- the snapin gene encoding SNARE-associated protein Snapin has product MAAVAVVDAFSGTDPVAEGLLELIKPAIHQLDLHVHSVRESQVELREHIDNLATELFRINEHQKIALDLDPYVKKLLNARRRVVLVNNILQNAQERLRRLNHNVAKETARRKTMLEASGVFTPRSPSKP; this is encoded by the exons ATGGCTGCTGTCGCTGTGGTGGACGCATTCTCCGGTACAGATCCTGTTGCAGAAGGACTTCTCGAACTCATCAAACCTGCGATCCATCAGCTCGATTTACACGTCCACTCAGTCAG AGAAAGCCAGGTGGAATTAAGAGAACATATAGACAACTTGGCGACGG AGTTATTCAGAATAAATGAACACCAGAAGATTGCACTAGACCTGGATCCTTACGTAAAGAAGCTACTTAATGCGAGGCGTAGAGTGGTGCTTGTGAACAATATTCTACAGAACGCTCAG GAACGCTTGAGAAGGCTAAATCACAATGTGGCCAAGGAGACAGCACGAAGGAAGACCATGCTTGAAGCATCAGGAGTGTTCACCCCTCGCTCACCTAGTAAACCATGA
- the pex11b gene encoding peroxisomal membrane protein 11B, which produces MDSWVRFNTQSQAKERVLRAAQYACMLLGYTLQKSSVATDLQRTISELEAHMSLTRKLLRLGNSVEALQAAKTTIHLSDSVLRLCLTIGHLNRAMYFACDNVLWAGKIGIISKLDQQKWNHRSFRYYLFALILNVTRDVYELYLLLDCEDCCRSTKSSLSTSPSSAIPADQLSSSSSTSSIEVTATPAVMWVWLRKRMHQIGTVLYNNPPLLLDLLKNGCDIFIPLDKLGIYQTGPGFVGSCGLLSSVLSIITMLHPWLKLKP; this is translated from the exons ATGGACTCCTGGGTTCGGTTCAATACCCAGAGTCAGGCCAAGGAGAGAGTTTTGAG GGCTGCACAGTATGCTTGCATGTTGTTGGGCTACACTCTGCAGAAAAGCAGTGTAGCCACTGACCTCCAAAGAACTATCAGTGAACTGGAAGCACATATGAGCCTGACAAGAAAGT TGCTGCGTCTGGGGAACTCTGTGGAGGCTCTGCAGGCGGCCAAGACGACTATCCACCTTTCTGACAGTGTTCTGAGGCTGTGCCTTACCATTGGTCATCTGAACAGAGCCATGTACTTTGCTTGTGACAATGTTCTGTGGGCAGGGAAAATTGGCATAATTTCCAAACTTGATCAACAGAAATGGAATCATAGATCTTTCAG GTACTACCTATTTGCTCTGATTCTCAATGTCACTCGAGATGTGTATGAACTCTACCTGCTCCTGGACTGCGAGGATTGTTGCAGAAGTACCAAATCATCATTGTCTACTAGTCCCAGCAGTGCCATCCCTGCTGACCAACTgtcttcatcatcatcaacttCTTCCATTGAAGTCACTGCAACTCCTGCTGTCATGTGGGTCTGGCTCCGCAAACGCATGCATCAAATAGGAACTGTCCTGTACAACAACCCACCACTCCTGTTGGACCTTCTGAAGAATGGCtgtgatatttttattccactggATAAGCTGGGGATTTATCAAACTGGCCCAGGGTTTGTTGGGTCTTGTGGGTTGCTCTCATCAGTCCTCTCTATTATCACCATGCTCCACCCATGGCTGAAACTCAAGCCATGA